Proteins from one Meriones unguiculatus strain TT.TT164.6M chromosome 10, Bangor_MerUng_6.1, whole genome shotgun sequence genomic window:
- the Dynlrb2 gene encoding dynein light chain roadblock-type 2, translating into MTEVEETLKRIQGHKGVIGTMVVNAEGIPIRTTLDNSTTVQYAGLLHQLTMKAKSTVRDIDPQNDLTFLRIRSKKHEIMVAPDKEYLLIVIQNPCE; encoded by the exons ATG ACAGAGGTGGAGGAAACCCTCAAGAGAATCCAGGGCCACAAAGGGGTCATTGGAACGATGGTGGTCAATGCAGAAG GCATTCCAATCCGAACAACCCTGGACAACTCCACAACAGTTCAATATGCGGGTCTTCTCCACCAGCTGACCATGAAGGCCAAGAGCACTGTCAGGGACATTGACCCCCAGAACGACCTGACTTTTCTTAGGATCAGATCGAAGAAACATGAAATCATGGTAGCCCCAG ATAAGGAATACCTTCTGATTGTCATTCAGAACCCATGTGAGTAA